The Pontibacter sp. SGAir0037 DNA segment AAGTGCATGTGCAGCGTATTCATAGATTTTGGTGGGGATGCAGCGAAAGGTGCTCTCGTTGGGCCTGTAAGGCAGAAGCCCCAGGTCGGCCATGCGAATCTGCTCGATGATCTGCGAATGCGGCACCAGTCTGTTGCCGCCAATCAACGTGATGTAAGGCTTGTTCTGTATGGCAAGCTGTAGTTTGTGGTAGGTTTCCTGCCGGGCACAGTAACCTATTATGGTAAGGTGTATATTCCGTTTCGTTTGCCAGAGCATATCGGCCAGTGCGACAGCTTCAAAAATGCCATACACTTCTGAGATAGTGCCGGTATAGAGAAGCTTTAGTGTGTCCTGGGGGAGTAGCACCGGTGTAGCAGGAGTGTGGTAGCCTTTGTCGGGCTGGTATTTGTTTTCGAGTACTGTAAAGCGGTTACTTAAAAAAGGAAGTTCCTGCACATAGCTTCTTTCTGCCACCAGAAAATGAGAAACGGCCGGTGCTGTTAATTGCTCTGCCTGCTCTACCCCGAAGGCCAGCAACTGCTTTATGCTACCGCTGTAGATGTGCTGGGTACGAAGATTCAGGGCATAGTTTTCCCGGATGTCATACACCATGCGGCAATTATGAAATTTGCAATAGGTGTAGCTAACCAACAGTAATTCATGGGTGCTAACTATGATAAGTTGAGGCTTTACTTGAAGTAAGAATCTGAAGAATTTTATTTGTGCGGCGGCTCTTCCCAAACTTAGTCTTTTAAATGAGAAGATGGGATGTAAAAAAATGCCCGGTGGCAATTGCTCTGGAGCCGGTGCCTGATAGGCTGCAATATGTACGTTTGCACCTTCCAGTTTGTTAAGCGATAAAGCCAGTTTCTCATAAAGCCGTGTGTCGTTCACGGGCTTTAGTAAAGATGTAATAACTATTCTCTTTTCAGACATCGGCTAAATTTAATACTTTTGTGCATTAATTATAACGAACAGACATTTACATGGCGCTTCAACAAATAATAGAAGAGGCCTGGGAAAACCGGGCATTACTACAAGAGCAGTCTACTATAGAGGCTATCCGTGCCGTTATAGAAGAACTGGATAAAGGCCGTTTACGCGTGGCTGAACCTGCAGGCGACGACTGGCAGGTAAACGAGTGGGTAAAGAAAGCGGTGTTGCTTTACTTCCCTATCCAGACCATGCAAACCATAGAGGTAGGTCCTTTTGAGTTTCATGATAAGATGGCGCTTAAAACAAACTATGCGCAACTTGGTGTGCGTGTAGTACCTCACGCTGTTGCCCGTTATGGTGCTTTCCTGGCAAAAGGTGTTATCATGATGCCTTCTTATGTAAACATTGGTGCTTACGTGGACGAAGGCACAATGGTGGATACATGGGCTACGGTAGGTAGCTGTGCTCAGATTGGTAAAAATGTACACCTGAGCGGTGGTGTTGGCATTGGTGGTGTATTGGAGCCGGTACAAGCTGCGCCGGTTATAGTTGGCGACAATGCCTTTATCGGATCCAGAAGTATACTGGTGGAAGGGTGCCGCATTGGAAATGAGGCTGTGATTGGTGCCGGCGTAACAATTACAGGAAGCTCTAAGATTATTGATGTAACCGGCGATGAGCCGAAAGAATACAGAGGTTATGTGCCTCCCCGCTCTGTGGTTATTCCTGGTTCTTATACCAAGAAGTTTCCTGCTGGTGATTTCCAGGTACCTTGTGCCCTTATTATTGGACAACGCAAAGCCAGCACAGACCTGAAAACATCTTTGAACGACGTTCTGCGCGACCATGCAGTAGCAGTTTAAAGGAGTTATAGAGTTAGAAAGTTAGAGAGTTAAACTTGATGAAAAACAAACTCTAACTTTCTAACTTTTCAACTTTCAACTCTTCCCTCTTTAGCTCTTTTTAAACCTGTCGGCTACCACAAGGTCTTTGGTGCCGTGTGTCCAGGAGTAGAAACCCTGGCCGGATTTAACACCTTTGTGGCCTGCCTGTACCATGTTTACCAGCAGTGGACAGGGGGCATACTTCGGATTGCCGAAACCATCGTGCAACACATGCAGAATAGACAGGCAAACATCCAGGCCGATAAAATCGGCTAACTGCAAAGGCCCCATCGGGTGAGCCATCCCCAGCTTCATAATAGTGTCTATCTCTTCAACTCCTGCCACACCTTCATAAAGGCTGTAGATAGCCTCGTTGAT contains these protein-coding regions:
- a CDS encoding glycosyltransferase, which encodes MSEKRIVITSLLKPVNDTRLYEKLALSLNKLEGANVHIAAYQAPAPEQLPPGIFLHPIFSFKRLSLGRAAAQIKFFRFLLQVKPQLIIVSTHELLLVSYTYCKFHNCRMVYDIRENYALNLRTQHIYSGSIKQLLAFGVEQAEQLTAPAVSHFLVAERSYVQELPFLSNRFTVLENKYQPDKGYHTPATPVLLPQDTLKLLYTGTISEVYGIFEAVALADMLWQTKRNIHLTIIGYCARQETYHKLQLAIQNKPYITLIGGNRLVPHSQIIEQIRMADLGLLPYRPNESTFRCIPTKIYEYAAHALPFLIQANPYWQALVERYNAGLAIDFRAAEAEGLLLQLMQSSFYKNGIPEEVFWQQEEEKLLKAIAPLLK
- a CDS encoding 2,3,4,5-tetrahydropyridine-2,6-dicarboxylate N-succinyltransferase, translating into MALQQIIEEAWENRALLQEQSTIEAIRAVIEELDKGRLRVAEPAGDDWQVNEWVKKAVLLYFPIQTMQTIEVGPFEFHDKMALKTNYAQLGVRVVPHAVARYGAFLAKGVIMMPSYVNIGAYVDEGTMVDTWATVGSCAQIGKNVHLSGGVGIGGVLEPVQAAPVIVGDNAFIGSRSILVEGCRIGNEAVIGAGVTITGSSKIIDVTGDEPKEYRGYVPPRSVVIPGSYTKKFPAGDFQVPCALIIGQRKASTDLKTSLNDVLRDHAVAV